One Zeugodacus cucurbitae isolate PBARC_wt_2022May chromosome 3, idZeuCucr1.2, whole genome shotgun sequence genomic region harbors:
- the LOC105212052 gene encoding vacuolar protein sorting-associated protein 28 — MLKMYTGVTMLLVGCLLVSSQLINAATPRSSDLNASPEAFKAEHLIAESATSNTEDNNANNNNVFTHDENTNNNNNNNSGNKVHLDEWSDRDKLLFYTLEEFALLSNFTVEHGTEVLRNVLKDAATLKEPTAALLAHLANFSAFVARADAVRKLSADEKVGELYDMVVLFTELVERHNTSALENATTESMYLEMSLKKNGLDKLQVDFLERFLVFSAHFNARMDSYLENLTPEQRAYERKMFEWYRAFNAETDSEKKVEIFAKFFELYA, encoded by the exons ATGCTAAAAATGTACACGGGAGTCACAATGTTGCTTGTTGGCTGTTTGCTGGTGAGCTCGCAG CTTATCAACGCAGCCACACCGCGATCCAGTGACTTGAACGCTTCGCCAGAAGCTTTTAAAGCAGAGCACCTTATAGCTGAATCAGCAACTTCCAACACCGAAGacaacaatgccaacaataataatgtGTTTACACATGAcgaaaacactaacaacaacaacaacaacaatagtggtAACAAAGTTCATCTTGATGAATGGAGCGATCGTGATAAATTACTCTTCTACACGCTCGAGGAATTCGCACTACTCTCCAACTTTACGGTCGAACATGGCACAGAAGTGCTGCGCAACGTACTCAAAGATGCGGCCACACTTAAGGAGCCCACCGCAGCGTTGTTAGCACACCTGGCCAACTTTTCCGCTTTCGTCGCACGCGCTGACGCTGTGCGAAAACTGAGCGCTGACGAAAAGGTGGGCGAACTATACGATATGGTCGTACTATTTACCGAGCTCGTGGAGCGCCATAATACAAGCGCGCTGGAGAATGCCACAACGGAGAGCATGTACTTGGAGATGTCGTTGAAGAAGAACGGCTTGGATAAGTTACAGGTGGATTTTTTAGAACGTTTTCTCGTCTTTAGCGCGCATTTTAACGCTCGTATGGATagttatttggaaaatttaacgCCCGAACAGCGTGCGTACGAACGCAAAATGTTCGAGTGGTATCGTGCGTTCAATGCCGAAACGGACTCGGAGAAGAAAGTGGAGATATTTGCCAAGTTTTTCGAGCTGTACGCTTGA
- the LOC105212053 gene encoding uncharacterized protein LOC105212053, producing MWKKATLPLLLLLLLTALLLAQLVAAKSTLPAASAEDIGTSSSSTERFVETALDINDKGDEDSEEATVETYEDDDADADEGERHAAASRTKKATPHFVKTTPTDDEVGELSEEESATHQTHGKHDGRRSDSEADAHDDGSGGSDDDDDGDGDGGGGGGEGASAGANYGVSVGVDGNRDGEAVADETSEVSPLKQRGRDRLASIMMHELTRLIDYALEQQRSVVNQFLQDETIELVKCATMEAVKQSCSSFMADVREALKLNKGNDFPTQLAQFGVKTLMARDFERFVQRHNTTRIKQPTAENVIIGNALRKAGVLQIEVELQKRFVEFAKLFHSVVGEYVAELQANEEQQQRCTFDESLLDWYRKYAAATDASSQVIVLSKFLPLYKDIYYKMKMVEDED from the exons ATGTGGAAGAAAGCGacgctgccactgctgctgctgctgctgctcaccGCATTACTCTTGGCACAG TTGGTCGCAGCGAAATCAACACTGCCGGCAGCTAGTGCAGAAGACATCGGTACCAGTAGTAGTAGCACAGAGCGTTTCGTAGAGACCGCACTGGATATTAACGACAAAGGCGATGAAGATTCCGAAGAAGCAACAGTTGAGACATACGAAGACGATGATGCTGATGCGGACGAGGGAGAGCGACACGCAGCAGCGAGCAGGACAAAGAAAGCGACACCGCATTTTGTGAAAACAACGCCAACCGACGATGAGGTGGGCGAGTTGAGCGAGGAGGAGAGCGCAACGCATCAAACGCACGGCAAGCACGACGGGCGGCGTTCCGATAGCGAAGCAGATGCGCACGACGACGGTAGTGGTGGTAgtgacgatgacgatgatggtgatggtgatggtggtggtggtggtggtgaagGTGCCAGTGCCGGTGCCAATTATGGTGTTAGTGTTGGTGTTGATGGGAATCGTGATGGCGAAGCTGTTGCTGATGAAACGAGCGAAGTGTCGCCGCTTAAGCAACGCGGACGCGATCGGCTCGCATCTATAATGATGCACGAACTCACACGGCTGATTGATTATGCATTGGAACAACAGAGATCGGTCGTCAACCAGTTTCTGCAAGACGAAACCATTGAGCTGGTGAAGTGTGCGACAATGGAGGCGGTGAAGCAGAGCTGCAGCTCGTTCATGGCGGATGTGAGAGAGGCACTCAAGCTGAACAAAGGAAATGATTTTCCAACACAACTGGCACAATTCGGTGTGAAAACGTTGATGGCGAGAGATTTCGAGAGGTTTGTGCAGCGACACAATACGACGCGCATAAAGCAGCCGACTGCGGAAAATGTGATTATCGGCAATGCGCTGCGCAAAGCGGGCGTGTTGCAGATCGAAGTGGAGTTGCAAAAGCGATTTGTGGAGTTTGCCAAACTTTTCCACAGCGTCGTCGGCGAATATGTCGCTGAGCTGCAGGCGAACgaggagcagcagcagcggtgtACTTTCGATGAATCGCTGTTGGATTGGTATCGGAAGTATGCCGCAGCGACGGATGCTAGCAGTCAAGTGATTGTGTTGTCCAAATTTCTGCCGCTCTACAAGGACATATACTACAAGATGAAAATGGTTGAAGATGAAGATTGA
- the LOC105212054 gene encoding osteocalcin 2 isoform X3, with translation MWKKVTIVLLIACILLQVTASPRRSRHSDESSNSSSSSVSSASSESSASSEESHRHKRSTGDDSSSASSASSASSASSEESHRHKRSSNNNSSSSSSSSSSSSSSESVEDHKADFEKLFNEFANKYYDFVKNINDKRKSVAKKFSENKLISRVKVGAVDELKEKLSQTIGNDAAFINIKNSEDADLISRYFKNSIVAITELIELIVKYNYDNLKEPSAEEVLIQDVLERSDAYKLLEEIHKRFEDFYKSFGKKVRDYVKHLTKAQKSNETKIVNWYDDFKAADGFGNKVIKLSDFFSINVPN, from the exons ATGTGGAAGAAGGTTACTATAGTGTTGCTAATCGCGTGCATTTTATTGCAG GTGACAGCATCGCCCAGAAGATCGCGGCATAGTGATGAAAGCTCCAactcgtcatcatcatcagtaTCTTCAGCATCGTCA GAATCATCAGCTTCCTCCGAAGAGTCCCACAGGCACAAGCGATCCACAGGTGATGACAGTTCATCAGCTTCATCAGCTTCATCAGCATCGTCAGCATCCTCCGAGGAGTCCCACAGACACAAGCGATCCTCAAACAATAACAGCAGCTCCAGCTCTAGCTCTAGCTCCAGCTCTAGTTCTAGTGAATCTGTTGAAGATCACAAAGcggattttgaaaaattgttcaacGAATTTGCGAATAAATACTACGATTTCGTGAAAAACATAAATGACAAACGAAAGTCGGTGGCCAAGAAGTTTagtgaaaacaaattaatttcaagAGTTAAAGTTGGTGCTGTAGACGAACTTAAAGAGAAACTATCACAAACTATTGGCAATGACGctgcatttataaatattaagaacTCAGAGGATGCAGATTTGATTTCGCGTTATTTCAAAAATAGCATTGTAGCGATCACCGAACTGATCGAGTTGATAGTGaaatataattatgataatttGAAAGAACCCAGTGCTGAAGAGGTGCTTATACAGGATGTGCTCGAGCGCTCCGATGCTTATAAATTGCTCGAAGAAATACATAAACGTTTTGAAGATTTCTACAAATCGTTTGGCAAAAAGGTACGCGATTATGTGAAACATTTAACAAAGGCGCAGAAAAGTAATGAAACTAAAATCGTCAATTGGTATGATGACTTCAAGGCCGCAGATGGTTTCGGAAACAAAGTTATCAAACTGTCCGACTTCTTCTCAATCAACGTACCGAATTAG
- the LOC105212054 gene encoding vitellogenin-1 isoform X2 produces MWKKVTIVLLIACILLQVTASPRRSRHSDESSNSSSSSVSSASSESSASSEESYRHKRSAGEDSSSASSESSASSEESHRHKRSTGDDSSSASSASSASSASSEESHRHKRSSNNNSSSSSSSSSSSSSSESVEDHKADFEKLFNEFANKYYDFVKNINDKRKSVAKKFSENKLISRVKVGAVDELKEKLSQTIGNDAAFINIKNSEDADLISRYFKNSIVAITELIELIVKYNYDNLKEPSAEEVLIQDVLERSDAYKLLEEIHKRFEDFYKSFGKKVRDYVKHLTKAQKSNETKIVNWYDDFKAADGFGNKVIKLSDFFSINVPN; encoded by the exons ATGTGGAAGAAGGTTACTATAGTGTTGCTAATCGCGTGCATTTTATTGCAG GTGACAGCATCGCCCAGAAGATCGCGGCATAGTGATGAAAGCTCCAactcgtcatcatcatcagtaTCTTCAGCATCGTCAGAATCGTCAGCATCCTCAGAAGAGTCGTACAGGCACAAGCGATCCGCAGGTGAGGACAGTTCATCCGCATCGTCA GAATCATCAGCTTCCTCCGAAGAGTCCCACAGGCACAAGCGATCCACAGGTGATGACAGTTCATCAGCTTCATCAGCTTCATCAGCATCGTCAGCATCCTCCGAGGAGTCCCACAGACACAAGCGATCCTCAAACAATAACAGCAGCTCCAGCTCTAGCTCTAGCTCCAGCTCTAGTTCTAGTGAATCTGTTGAAGATCACAAAGcggattttgaaaaattgttcaacGAATTTGCGAATAAATACTACGATTTCGTGAAAAACATAAATGACAAACGAAAGTCGGTGGCCAAGAAGTTTagtgaaaacaaattaatttcaagAGTTAAAGTTGGTGCTGTAGACGAACTTAAAGAGAAACTATCACAAACTATTGGCAATGACGctgcatttataaatattaagaacTCAGAGGATGCAGATTTGATTTCGCGTTATTTCAAAAATAGCATTGTAGCGATCACCGAACTGATCGAGTTGATAGTGaaatataattatgataatttGAAAGAACCCAGTGCTGAAGAGGTGCTTATACAGGATGTGCTCGAGCGCTCCGATGCTTATAAATTGCTCGAAGAAATACATAAACGTTTTGAAGATTTCTACAAATCGTTTGGCAAAAAGGTACGCGATTATGTGAAACATTTAACAAAGGCGCAGAAAAGTAATGAAACTAAAATCGTCAATTGGTATGATGACTTCAAGGCCGCAGATGGTTTCGGAAACAAAGTTATCAAACTGTCCGACTTCTTCTCAATCAACGTACCGAATTAG
- the LOC105212054 gene encoding uncharacterized G-patch domain protein DDB_G0278987 isoform X1 — translation MWKKVTIVLLIACILLQVTASPRRSRHSDESSNSSSSSVSSASSESSASSEESYRHKRSAGEDSSSASSESSESSASSEESHRHKRSAGDDSSSTSSESSESSASSEESHRHKRSTGDDSSSASSASSASSASSEESHRHKRSSNNNSSSSSSSSSSSSSSESVEDHKADFEKLFNEFANKYYDFVKNINDKRKSVAKKFSENKLISRVKVGAVDELKEKLSQTIGNDAAFINIKNSEDADLISRYFKNSIVAITELIELIVKYNYDNLKEPSAEEVLIQDVLERSDAYKLLEEIHKRFEDFYKSFGKKVRDYVKHLTKAQKSNETKIVNWYDDFKAADGFGNKVIKLSDFFSINVPN, via the exons ATGTGGAAGAAGGTTACTATAGTGTTGCTAATCGCGTGCATTTTATTGCAG GTGACAGCATCGCCCAGAAGATCGCGGCATAGTGATGAAAGCTCCAactcgtcatcatcatcagtaTCTTCAGCATCGTCAGAATCGTCAGCATCCTCAGAAGAGTCGTACAGGCACAAGCGATCCGCAGGTGAGGACAGTTCATCCGCATCGTCAGAATCATCTGAATCATCAGCTTCCTCAGAAGAGTCCCATAGACACAAGCGATCCGCAGGTGATGACAGTTCATCAACATCGTCTGAATCATCTGAATCATCAGCTTCCTCCGAAGAGTCCCACAGGCACAAGCGATCCACAGGTGATGACAGTTCATCAGCTTCATCAGCTTCATCAGCATCGTCAGCATCCTCCGAGGAGTCCCACAGACACAAGCGATCCTCAAACAATAACAGCAGCTCCAGCTCTAGCTCTAGCTCCAGCTCTAGTTCTAGTGAATCTGTTGAAGATCACAAAGcggattttgaaaaattgttcaacGAATTTGCGAATAAATACTACGATTTCGTGAAAAACATAAATGACAAACGAAAGTCGGTGGCCAAGAAGTTTagtgaaaacaaattaatttcaagAGTTAAAGTTGGTGCTGTAGACGAACTTAAAGAGAAACTATCACAAACTATTGGCAATGACGctgcatttataaatattaagaacTCAGAGGATGCAGATTTGATTTCGCGTTATTTCAAAAATAGCATTGTAGCGATCACCGAACTGATCGAGTTGATAGTGaaatataattatgataatttGAAAGAACCCAGTGCTGAAGAGGTGCTTATACAGGATGTGCTCGAGCGCTCCGATGCTTATAAATTGCTCGAAGAAATACATAAACGTTTTGAAGATTTCTACAAATCGTTTGGCAAAAAGGTACGCGATTATGTGAAACATTTAACAAAGGCGCAGAAAAGTAATGAAACTAAAATCGTCAATTGGTATGATGACTTCAAGGCCGCAGATGGTTTCGGAAACAAAGTTATCAAACTGTCCGACTTCTTCTCAATCAACGTACCGAATTAG
- the LOC105212055 gene encoding uncharacterized protein LOC105212055 has product MAKAFIILIISALMLLQVQAVPRMRRDTGNVAVQQKATNARSTGTSEKLKFRPRQLLMTTTLADLLGLAKYVTEHGRPLFNKTLAQLEAVPDKCDGLKANITRISEYLKTNANQGQSDAAEDMLSLFESMITLTSILQDANEMPPELEQTKTVQQAFIDNGSDKFEDDLMAELKVVSKKFEKAIEHYLSILTEDQKKEETKLIDWYTRFTNEKDDEKKAEFYSNFFDTFNP; this is encoded by the exons ATGGCAAAggctttcattattttaataatcagCGCTTTGATGCTCTTGCAG GTGCAAGCAGTTCCGCGCATGCGTCGCGATACTGGTAATGTAGCTGTTCAACAGAAAGCGACGAACGCACGTTCCACGGGAACTTCGGAAAAGTTGAAATTTAGACCACGTCAGCTACTGATGACCACAACCCTGGCAGATTTATTGGGTTTGGCAAAATATGTGACCGAACATGGACGTCCGCTCTTCAACAAAACCCTCGCACAATTGGAGGCAGTTCCAGATAAGTGTGACGGCCTTAAAGCGAATATCACACGCATTTCTGAATACCTTAAAACGAACGCTAATCAGGGACAGTCGGATGCCGCCGAAGACATGTTGTCGCTTTTCGAATCGATGATTACGCTAACGAGCATATTGCAAGATGCCAACGAAATGCCCCCAGAATTGGAGCAAACAAAGACCGTTCAACAGGCTTTTATTGATAATGGTTCGGATAAGTTTGAAGATGATTTGATGGCCGAATTGAAAGTGGTCTCGAAGAAATTCGAAAAAGCAATCGAACATTATCTATCCATCTTGACTGAGGACCAAAAGAAGGAAGAGACTAAATTAATTGACTGGTATACTAGGTTTACAAATGAGAAGGATGACGAGAAGAAAGCAGAATTTTACTCCAACTTCTTTGACACTTTCAATCcttga
- the LOC105212058 gene encoding uncharacterized protein LOC105212058 yields MFKKLSLLAFALLLVIQFTTCLPRPTSSESEEDNTIPHGTSTVTPSLGENAVPNGRKRLEASIYKNFENFLNFRLERTNKIAQDVLADPSMNSIASPAMEEEKNVLRKYVKDSKEALLAVLPADKNDQHNRFFFAIGKDFVLENFNSFNRRRASKTEQLTPEQQVSWNALKKHGVLEYSEEMDKRTNDFAKQIVDDFDDYMKALSTVEKEKEKEMVDVWDAYKKNEIGLDKVEFGQNLFGALFKYDSKA; encoded by the exons atgtttaaaaaactcTCATTGTTGGCATTCGCTCTGCTGTTAGTAATACAG TTTACTACGTGCTTACCGAGACCAACTTCTTCGGAATCGGAGGAGGATAATACCATTCCACATGGTACATCAACAGTAACGCCATCTCTCGGTGAAAACGCCGTGCCAAATGGACGCAAGCGGCTGGAAGCGAGTATTTacaaaaactttgaaaactttttaaatttccgTTTGGAACGCACCAATAAAATAGCGCAAGATGTGCTAGCCGATCCCTCCATGAACAGTATCGCCAGTCCGGCTATGgaggaagaaaaaaatgtacttAGGAAATATGTGAAGGACTCTAAGGAGGCGTTATTAGCGGTGCTGCCTGCCGATAAGAATGATCAACACAATCGTTTCTTCTTTGCAATCGGTAAAGATTTTGTGCttgaaaatttcaacagctTTAATCGCAGACGTGCCTCAAAGACGGAGCAGCTAACACCGGAGCAACAGGTCTCCTGGAATGCTTTAAAGAAACATGGCGTACTCGAATACTCTGAAGAGATGGATAAACGTACAAACGACTTCGCTAAACAAATAGTAGATGATTTCGATGATTATATGAAAGCACTCTCAACGGTTGAAAAAGAGAAGGAAAAGGAGATGGTGGATGTTTGGGATGCGTATAAAAAGAATGAGATTGGATTGGATAAAGTTGAATTTGGACAAAATTTGTTCGGTGCACTATTCAAATATGACTCTAAGGcataa